In one window of Haloimpatiens sp. FM7315 DNA:
- the argF gene encoding ornithine carbamoyltransferase yields the protein MSVNLRGRSFLKLLDFTPAEIRYLLDLSKNLKDMKRAGVAHKNLEGKNVAILFAKDSTRTRCSFEVGAMDLGMGVTYLGPTGSQMGKKESIADTARVLGRMYDGIEYRGFEQEIVEELAKYAGVPVWNGLTNEFHPTQMLADLLTIEEHFGRLKGINFVYMGDARNNMGNSLMVACAKMGLNFTACAPKALFPADELVATCKEIAKENECTITLTDDVMAGTKNADVIYTDVWVSMGEPDEVWATRIKELKPFQVNKAVMDNANSGAIFMHCLPAFHDLKTKVGKEMGEKFGISEMEVTDEVFESKQSVVFDEAENRMHTIKAIMAATVGL from the coding sequence ATGTCAGTAAATTTAAGAGGACGTTCATTTTTAAAATTATTAGATTTTACACCAGCTGAAATAAGATACTTATTAGACTTATCAAAAAATTTAAAAGATATGAAAAGAGCTGGAGTAGCTCACAAAAACCTTGAAGGTAAAAATGTTGCAATATTATTTGCAAAAGATTCAACTAGAACTAGATGTTCATTTGAAGTTGGAGCAATGGATTTAGGAATGGGTGTTACTTACCTTGGACCTACAGGTTCTCAAATGGGTAAAAAAGAATCAATAGCAGATACAGCTAGAGTTTTAGGAAGAATGTATGATGGTATTGAATACAGAGGATTTGAACAAGAAATAGTTGAAGAATTAGCTAAATATGCAGGAGTACCAGTATGGAATGGACTTACAAATGAATTCCACCCAACTCAAATGCTTGCTGACTTATTAACTATTGAAGAACATTTCGGAAGATTAAAAGGAATTAACTTTGTTTACATGGGAGATGCAAGAAACAACATGGGTAACTCTTTAATGGTTGCTTGTGCTAAAATGGGATTAAACTTCACAGCTTGTGCTCCAAAAGCACTATTCCCAGCTGATGAATTAGTAGCTACTTGCAAAGAAATAGCTAAAGAAAACGAATGTACTATAACATTAACTGATGATGTTATGGCTGGAACTAAGAATGCAGATGTTATCTATACAGATGTATGGGTATCTATGGGAGAACCAGACGAAGTTTGGGCTACAAGAATAAAAGAATTAAAACCATTCCAAGTAAATAAAGCAGTTATGGATAATGCTAACTCAGGTGCTATATTCATGCATTGTCTACCAGCTTTCCACGATCTTAAGACTAAGGTTGGAAAAGAAATGGGAGAAAAATTCGGAATAAGCGAAATGGAAGTAACAGATGAAGTATTTGAATCAAAACAATCTGTTGTATTTGATGAAGCTGAAAATAGAATGCATACAATTAAAGCTATAATGGCTGCAACTGTAGGACTATAG